Proteins encoded within one genomic window of uncultured Desulfobacter sp.:
- a CDS encoding LamG-like jellyroll fold domain-containing protein: MKIIKKNVSRRRGLGRLLFTALPFAITMVMAMAQLSVALADDNNIPIAVDDSYSMEMNTTLIVAAPGVLANDTDPSGDNFLRVIVSPNTIHPSNGTGGVGMVGKLVYTPNTDFVGTDSLTYTVKNNYGQSTATVVIEVEPPVNDTGLIGHWKFDEESGTVAEDSSAYANDGVLSGGSSFSTDDPAPMTTGDNPGALSVDGSTGTVTIPNCAVNQLTSNFTLMGWIKTDTASGYQFLIATDRTNSSNGWSFGLFYKRLLIYAHGTGYYYLAKDVITAGQWNHIAAVMDEENNVSFYLNGVLAGEVAGSGALTADTDDNLLIGSDTGDRFFDGMIDDVRVYNRALSASEISDAVSVAPCSELSLRTRVMLGEDSGTIELDGTCTYTLTSAADSSYGGSGLYITSAATIEGNGATIERSESADQFRILRTSSSIAPTIRNLTLRNGNIAGYGAGLWAFGDVTLENVHFENNITDNSSASYSGGALYVYGNLTVDRCSFLDNQSGWGGAIRFFGDTGTITNSIFADNQSTNTGAAIRSSGTDGSLSIVNNTFANKYKSENDAINVNGPTTMQNNIFYNFTTGLVASGETAVVNEDYNLFAFVDADLKIYSDAVINSGGNNRVAASPRFVDQDADDYHLQQNSPAIDLGVDAGLTVDADENQRPYGSTADIGAYEYQGEGLPSISITKAGPAFAAESGQTQFVLTVFNEGVTTLDDLRVVDALPTGATYVTGSVSDGGTLSGSTLTWDLPSMAPNSTQRIWYSVTADQDLVSENYSVTSSSDPSITDTGTSFITPYKAASAALGFTPFPDGYSFANYGSPTLDTDITASQMQTIYGAGVCNGGEDSPCVLTAAAEEERQALAAWGSGGHCAGLAASSLWIYDHEDVFPEDYQAGAINTYDIAQSNARNLIQLYHCTQIKNPVDQTGLEPFTAAEGGVAIVDKLMENFSDPNADNRYTIAFWKLDWSGGHAVTPYAVTKVDDDTYWVYVYDVNYPKNYDRVFKVTYSTGEWVYEGGAINPDAPVSTYVGNAETGNIGKFRLKSLRWAEKFPKECFGGCVDVAEEAAAETLVSSAYEFDLDGEGSLMITRDDGLRAGIDPETGEFIAEIPGAEQIPVVNGPLNIPNNIRIPHEAGHTYSMSIADRPSAYGNRTAPANLNIVGQGFVTRLTGLRIDSAEDAVDSGSASSGTNDVMGVTFDGDHHGLTFQASELDSDTPDLSMAVSRSGAPDYAFKVTGAEVAQGRSLGVSIDVDTGRLIVENDDPAENSYSLTVERLDTDNTKLTYTFSSLSDEGFEEGEYINLGETWTGGSPTLTHGEPDPGDAIDQLQLIINTVNSFDNDVFKNKNMKNALTNKVNAIITNVEDGYYAEAVSKLKNDIMKKTDGCTDAGAPDSNDWIIECYAQDDLYPLVTGAISLLNLL, translated from the coding sequence TTGAAAATCATTAAAAAAAATGTTAGCCGACGTAGAGGCCTCGGCCGATTGTTATTTACGGCCCTGCCGTTTGCTATAACCATGGTTATGGCTATGGCGCAGCTGTCCGTCGCTTTGGCAGATGATAATAATATTCCCATAGCGGTTGATGACAGCTACAGTATGGAAATGAATACGACACTCATCGTCGCTGCCCCCGGTGTGTTGGCCAACGATACAGACCCTAGTGGAGACAATTTCCTCAGGGTAATCGTTAGTCCAAATACTATACATCCTTCCAATGGCACGGGAGGCGTCGGGATGGTCGGCAAACTTGTATACACACCTAATACGGATTTTGTTGGTACCGACAGCTTGACATATACTGTTAAAAATAATTATGGCCAGTCAACAGCTACGGTTGTAATTGAAGTTGAGCCACCAGTGAATGATACGGGCCTGATCGGCCATTGGAAGTTCGATGAAGAATCAGGCACAGTGGCTGAAGATTCATCCGCATATGCAAATGACGGCGTGCTATCGGGCGGCTCGAGTTTCAGCACTGATGACCCCGCACCGATGACCACCGGCGACAATCCCGGTGCTTTAAGCGTGGATGGCTCCACTGGTACAGTGACTATTCCGAACTGTGCCGTCAACCAACTGACCAGTAATTTCACCTTGATGGGCTGGATCAAAACCGACACCGCATCCGGCTACCAGTTTTTGATCGCTACCGATCGTACCAACAGCTCAAACGGCTGGAGCTTTGGTCTGTTTTACAAAAGATTATTGATATATGCCCATGGGACCGGATATTATTACCTGGCCAAGGATGTTATAACTGCCGGACAATGGAACCACATTGCTGCCGTAATGGACGAGGAAAATAATGTTTCCTTTTATTTAAACGGCGTATTGGCCGGGGAAGTAGCCGGCTCAGGGGCGCTTACGGCTGATACGGATGACAATCTGCTGATCGGCAGTGATACGGGTGACCGGTTTTTTGACGGGATGATAGACGATGTGCGTGTGTATAACCGTGCATTGAGCGCTTCCGAGATTTCGGATGCCGTGAGTGTGGCACCCTGCTCTGAACTCTCCCTGCGTACCCGGGTGATGCTGGGCGAGGACAGCGGGACCATCGAACTGGACGGCACCTGCACCTACACCCTGACCTCTGCTGCCGACTCGTCATACGGCGGCAGCGGGCTGTATATTACTTCGGCAGCAACCATCGAAGGCAACGGCGCAACTATTGAACGCAGCGAAAGTGCCGATCAGTTCCGGATTCTGAGGACAAGTTCCTCCATTGCCCCCACTATTCGCAATCTTACCCTGCGCAACGGCAATATCGCTGGTTACGGGGCTGGTTTATGGGCGTTTGGTGATGTCACCCTGGAAAATGTACATTTTGAAAACAATATCACCGACAACAGCTCGGCTTCGTACAGCGGCGGTGCTTTGTATGTCTACGGCAACCTGACAGTGGACCGATGCTCCTTCCTGGACAACCAGTCCGGCTGGGGCGGTGCCATTCGTTTCTTCGGCGATACGGGAACTATTACCAACAGCATTTTTGCCGATAATCAGAGTACTAATACGGGTGCAGCAATACGCAGCTCCGGCACAGACGGAAGCCTCTCCATTGTGAACAATACCTTTGCCAATAAGTACAAAAGCGAGAATGATGCAATCAATGTCAATGGCCCCACCACCATGCAAAACAATATTTTTTACAATTTTACTACAGGCCTGGTGGCTTCCGGTGAAACGGCCGTGGTGAATGAGGACTACAACTTGTTTGCATTTGTTGACGCGGACCTGAAAATTTACAGCGACGCAGTCATCAACTCCGGCGGTAACAACCGGGTTGCCGCATCTCCCCGGTTTGTTGATCAGGACGCAGATGACTACCACCTGCAGCAGAATTCTCCGGCCATTGATCTGGGAGTGGACGCAGGCCTGACCGTTGATGCGGACGAAAATCAGCGACCCTACGGCTCTACAGCGGACATAGGCGCCTATGAGTATCAGGGAGAGGGTCTGCCATCCATAAGTATCACCAAAGCCGGGCCTGCATTTGCAGCGGAAAGCGGTCAGACCCAGTTCGTTTTGACCGTTTTTAACGAAGGCGTAACAACATTGGATGACCTGCGTGTGGTTGATGCCCTGCCAACCGGTGCCACTTATGTGACAGGCAGCGTCAGTGACGGCGGAACCTTGTCCGGCAGTACATTAACCTGGGATCTCCCCTCCATGGCGCCCAACTCGACACAAAGAATATGGTATTCGGTTACCGCAGATCAGGATCTGGTAAGCGAAAACTACAGCGTTACAAGCAGTTCCGATCCATCCATTACCGACACCGGAACATCTTTTATCACACCATACAAGGCTGCATCGGCCGCATTGGGCTTTACACCATTTCCGGATGGCTACAGTTTTGCTAATTATGGTTCACCGACCCTGGATACCGATATTACCGCAAGCCAGATGCAGACGATATACGGAGCCGGTGTATGCAACGGGGGTGAAGACAGCCCATGCGTGCTGACCGCTGCCGCAGAGGAAGAACGTCAGGCCCTTGCCGCCTGGGGATCAGGCGGGCATTGCGCGGGATTGGCCGCGTCAAGTTTGTGGATATACGATCATGAGGATGTTTTTCCGGAGGACTATCAGGCCGGGGCCATCAATACCTATGATATCGCTCAATCCAATGCCCGGAACCTGATTCAACTCTACCATTGCACCCAGATAAAAAATCCTGTAGATCAAACCGGCCTGGAGCCATTTACTGCGGCAGAGGGCGGCGTTGCCATTGTAGATAAACTGATGGAAAATTTCAGCGATCCAAATGCGGACAACCGTTACACCATCGCTTTCTGGAAGCTGGATTGGAGCGGCGGTCATGCGGTTACGCCCTATGCCGTGACAAAGGTAGATGATGATACCTACTGGGTTTATGTTTATGATGTCAATTATCCCAAGAATTATGACCGAGTTTTTAAGGTAACCTATTCCACCGGTGAATGGGTTTATGAAGGCGGGGCTATTAATCCGGATGCACCGGTATCTACCTATGTCGGTAATGCTGAAACCGGCAATATAGGCAAATTCAGGCTCAAGAGCCTGCGCTGGGCTGAAAAATTCCCCAAGGAGTGCTTTGGCGGCTGCGTAGATGTTGCTGAGGAAGCCGCAGCAGAAACTTTAGTTTCATCTGCATATGAGTTTGATCTTGATGGCGAAGGAAGCCTGATGATCACCCGGGACGATGGCCTGCGCGCCGGTATTGACCCGGAAACCGGCGAGTTTATTGCCGAGATTCCCGGTGCAGAGCAAATTCCTGTGGTGAACGGCCCGCTGAATATCCCGAACAATATCCGTATTCCCCATGAAGCAGGCCATACTTACAGCATGAGTATTGCAGACCGTCCCTCCGCCTATGGCAACCGGACCGCCCCTGCCAACCTCAACATCGTTGGCCAGGGTTTTGTCACCCGGCTGACCGGGCTGAGGATAGACTCTGCGGAAGATGCTGTGGATTCAGGGTCAGCCTCATCCGGCACCAACGATGTAATGGGCGTGACCTTTGACGGAGATCATCACGGCCTGACCTTTCAGGCAAGTGAACTCGACAGCGATACACCGGACCTGTCCATGGCTGTCAGCCGGAGCGGTGCGCCTGATTATGCCTTTAAGGTAACCGGTGCTGAAGTTGCCCAAGGCCGTTCGTTGGGCGTGTCCATTGATGTGGATACCGGACGGCTGATTGTCGAGAACGACGACCCGGCTGAGAATAGCTACAGCCTTACGGTTGAACGTTTGGATACAGACAATACCAAGCTGACTTATACGTTCTCATCTCTCAGTGATGAAGGCTTCGAGGAGGGTGAATATATCAATCTGGGTGAAACCTGGACAGGAGGCTCACCAACGCTGACCCACGGTGAACCGGACCCGGGTGACGCGATCGATCAACTTCAGTTGATCATTAATACAGTTAACAGTTTTGACAATGATGTATTCAAAAATAAAAACATGAAGAACGCATTGACCAATAAAGTTAACGCAATTATCACAAATGTAGAAGATGGCTACTATGCGGAAGCCGTCAGCAAGCTTAAAAACGACATCATGAAAAAAACAGACGGATGCACTGATGCGGGGGCTCCGGATAGCAATGACTGGATTATTGAATGTTATGCACAGGATGATCTTTATCCGTTGGTAACGGGTGCCATATCTCTTCTGAATCTTCTGTAA
- a CDS encoding sigma 54-interacting transcriptional regulator, with product MKISSKFVNLPTDQIDAEIEDAQRLICECLKIDMSTLWQWADGLQHELLLTHMYAPPEGPPRPDRLDALKNFPWIFEKMMSCQSLAYSNDDLPQEAAIDLKSRQFYGAKSTVNIPLSIGGEPLIGVLTFDTLWKTRSWSKSIVQKLHLVAEIFTNVLVRKTRELEISESETRLNMAASAGKIGLWDIDFYSKNVWVTPEFREIFGFSEKESLDYDRVFEMIHPDDYERLDQAIQSSVQTGGEFCCRHRLIRRDGHVRWVDARGKSVVGSDGKTVRLMGISLDITTHKEMEEQLQSRLAEIKKLKRKLEKENIYLRRKIELRHAHEKIVGHSSVLKQVLARVERVAGTDATVLIEGETGTGKELFARTVHRLSLRKDRPLVTVNCASLPPGLIENELFGREKGAYTGALTKMTGRFEIADGATLFLDEIGELPLETQGKLLRVLEQGQFERLGSTRCLRVNVRIIAATNQALLQRATAGKFRKDLYFRLNVFPIHAPALRERTEDIPEIVLFFVRQYAEKMGKQIDHISLKCMKMLQRCPWPGNVRELKNMVERAVILSDGNRLSLAHFSNICPKSEDCMTPENPEIFDLSLVEKKAIVRALKKTDGNKSKASKLLNISRQSLDRRIMKFKLSTLF from the coding sequence ATGAAAATTTCATCGAAATTTGTCAATTTGCCAACGGATCAGATAGATGCCGAAATTGAGGATGCCCAACGCCTCATCTGTGAATGTCTTAAAATTGACATGTCAACGCTTTGGCAGTGGGCCGATGGCTTGCAGCATGAATTATTATTAACCCATATGTACGCTCCGCCGGAAGGACCGCCACGTCCGGATCGACTGGATGCCCTCAAAAATTTTCCATGGATTTTTGAAAAGATGATGAGCTGTCAGTCTCTGGCATATTCCAATGATGATCTGCCGCAAGAGGCGGCGATAGATCTAAAGTCTCGCCAGTTTTACGGCGCTAAATCAACGGTGAATATTCCGCTTTCCATAGGAGGAGAGCCTCTTATAGGCGTATTAACTTTTGATACGTTATGGAAAACGCGGTCTTGGTCGAAGTCGATTGTGCAAAAGCTTCATCTCGTTGCCGAGATCTTCACCAATGTACTTGTTCGAAAGACTAGGGAACTTGAAATCAGTGAAAGTGAAACGCGCTTGAATATGGCCGCCAGTGCCGGCAAGATCGGTTTATGGGATATAGATTTTTATTCAAAAAATGTCTGGGTTACACCTGAGTTCAGAGAAATATTCGGGTTTTCGGAAAAAGAGTCTTTGGATTATGATCGGGTTTTTGAAATGATTCATCCGGATGATTATGAACGACTTGACCAGGCGATACAATCGTCTGTTCAAACCGGTGGAGAATTTTGCTGCAGGCACCGGCTCATACGCCGAGATGGTCACGTTCGATGGGTCGATGCCCGTGGAAAAAGTGTTGTCGGATCAGACGGTAAAACCGTTCGGCTAATGGGAATTTCCCTTGATATCACCACCCATAAGGAGATGGAAGAACAATTGCAGAGCCGTTTGGCGGAGATTAAAAAACTGAAAAGAAAATTGGAAAAAGAAAATATATATCTTCGCAGGAAAATTGAACTGAGACATGCGCATGAAAAAATTGTTGGACATAGCAGCGTATTAAAGCAGGTTCTCGCCCGGGTGGAGCGGGTGGCCGGTACGGATGCGACCGTGCTCATCGAAGGGGAAACCGGAACCGGCAAGGAACTCTTTGCCCGTACAGTGCATCGATTAAGCCTGCGAAAAGATCGCCCGCTGGTGACGGTCAATTGTGCGTCGCTACCGCCGGGTTTAATCGAAAATGAATTATTCGGTCGTGAAAAAGGAGCTTATACCGGTGCATTAACAAAAATGACAGGGCGGTTTGAAATTGCCGACGGCGCGACCCTTTTTCTGGACGAAATCGGGGAATTGCCGCTGGAAACCCAAGGCAAGCTTTTACGGGTACTCGAACAGGGACAGTTCGAGCGTCTTGGATCTACCCGGTGTCTTCGGGTGAATGTCCGAATCATCGCAGCGACTAATCAAGCGCTTTTACAGCGGGCAACTGCCGGAAAGTTCAGGAAAGATCTCTATTTTCGTTTGAATGTTTTTCCCATCCATGCCCCTGCCTTGCGGGAACGCACTGAGGATATCCCAGAGATTGTGTTGTTTTTTGTCCGACAATACGCAGAAAAGATGGGTAAACAGATTGATCACATCTCTTTAAAATGCATGAAAATGCTTCAGCGCTGTCCTTGGCCTGGCAATGTCAGAGAATTGAAAAATATGGTAGAACGGGCGGTGATTCTTTCCGATGGAAACCGTTTGTCATTGGCGCATTTCTCCAATATTTGCCCTAAATCGGAAGATTGCATGACGCCTGAAAATCCAGAAATATTTGATCTGTCACTGGTGGAAAAAAAGGCAATCGTTCGTGCATTAAAAAAAACAGACGGCAATAAATCAAAAGCATCTAAGTTATTAAATATTTCCAGGCAGTCTCTTGACCGGCGGATTATGAAATTTAAGCTGTCCACTCTTTTTTGA
- a CDS encoding response regulator transcription factor translates to MSKKKILLVEDHPIFRLGLAELINQEPDLAAYGSARDVKQAIDEINQINPDLIIADLSLKQSDGLDLVKYVKQHHSNIPVLVLSMHDEYLYASRALSAGAHGYIMKQEAVESVVKAVHLLLDGKIYLNEKVKEHILFSMANPPEAQEKSPFDRLTDRELQVFKLIGRGFSTREIAERLFLSIKTIGTYRERIKKKLNIKHASELVRCAVHFEKTGQIGIVE, encoded by the coding sequence ATGTCCAAAAAGAAGATTTTGCTGGTGGAAGATCACCCCATTTTCAGGCTGGGCCTGGCGGAATTGATTAATCAGGAGCCCGACTTAGCCGCATACGGCAGTGCCAGAGATGTTAAGCAGGCCATTGATGAAATAAATCAAATAAATCCGGACCTGATCATTGCAGATCTCTCCTTAAAGCAGTCTGACGGTCTTGATTTGGTCAAATATGTGAAACAGCATCATAGCAATATCCCTGTGCTGGTGCTTTCCATGCATGATGAATACCTTTATGCATCCCGGGCCTTGTCTGCCGGTGCCCATGGCTATATCATGAAACAAGAAGCCGTGGAGTCTGTTGTCAAGGCTGTCCATCTTCTGCTTGACGGCAAAATCTACCTCAATGAAAAAGTTAAAGAACATATTCTTTTTTCCATGGCCAATCCACCCGAGGCACAGGAAAAAAGTCCCTTTGACCGTTTAACCGACCGGGAACTCCAGGTTTTCAAGCTGATCGGCCGGGGGTTTTCAACCCGGGAAATTGCCGAGCGTCTGTTTTTAAGTATCAAAACCATTGGGACCTACAGGGAGCGTATCAAAAAAAAGCTTAATATCAAACATGCAAGCGAACTGGTGCGCTGCGCCGTACATTTTGAAAAAACAGGTCAGATTGGTATTGTGGAGTAG
- a CDS encoding aldehyde dehydrogenase family protein: MENPVDQSYNLYIDGEWVDAKEGKTFTVTCPANGEVLATCANAGAEDVDLAVKAAQKAFKTWSLISPQERAGLLLKIADLIDEKAEHLAMVETLDNGKPIRETRNIDVPLASDHFRYFAGVVRTEEGTCTMIDDKTMSIVLNEPIGVVGQIIPWNFPFLMGAWKIAPALAAGNTVVMKPSSDTSLSLLEFAKILDEVLPPGVVNVVTGGGSSTGNAVLNHEGFAKLAFTGSTDVGYQIADAAAKKLIPATLELGGKSANIYFPDCPWDKAVEGVLLGILFNQGQVCCAGSRVFVHEDIYDQFLAELKERFESVKVGLPWEENTMMGAQVNPRQVEEILACVAAGKKEGATVVTGGEKLIDGELAKGCFLKPTILADVDNSMNIAQDEIFGPVAVVIKFKDEQEVIDMANDNIYGLGGAVWTKDINRALRVARAVRTGRMWINTYNQLPAHAPFGGYKKSGIGRETHKMMLAHYSQSKNIFISMDESPFGLY; the protein is encoded by the coding sequence ATGGAAAATCCTGTAGATCAAAGTTACAATCTGTATATTGACGGCGAGTGGGTCGATGCCAAAGAAGGAAAGACCTTTACCGTCACCTGTCCTGCCAACGGAGAGGTGCTTGCCACCTGCGCCAATGCGGGTGCCGAAGATGTTGATTTGGCTGTTAAGGCAGCTCAGAAAGCCTTTAAAACCTGGAGCCTGATTTCTCCCCAGGAACGGGCGGGGCTTTTATTGAAAATTGCGGATCTCATTGATGAAAAGGCCGAGCACCTGGCCATGGTGGAAACTCTTGATAACGGCAAGCCCATCCGGGAGACCCGAAACATTGATGTGCCCCTGGCCTCGGATCATTTCCGTTATTTTGCCGGTGTGGTTCGCACCGAAGAGGGAACCTGCACCATGATTGACGATAAGACTATGAGTATCGTACTCAATGAACCCATCGGTGTTGTCGGTCAGATTATTCCTTGGAACTTTCCCTTTCTCATGGGGGCATGGAAAATCGCACCGGCGCTTGCCGCAGGCAACACCGTGGTCATGAAGCCGTCTTCCGACACCAGTTTAAGCCTGCTGGAATTTGCAAAAATCCTGGATGAGGTCCTGCCGCCGGGCGTTGTGAACGTGGTCACCGGTGGTGGTTCGTCCACTGGAAATGCTGTACTTAACCATGAGGGGTTTGCAAAACTGGCCTTTACCGGGTCCACTGATGTGGGATACCAGATTGCAGATGCCGCAGCTAAAAAACTGATTCCGGCTACCCTGGAGCTTGGCGGAAAATCCGCAAACATTTATTTTCCGGACTGCCCCTGGGATAAGGCTGTGGAAGGGGTGCTCCTGGGCATCCTTTTTAATCAGGGCCAGGTCTGCTGTGCCGGGTCCAGGGTCTTTGTCCACGAGGACATTTATGATCAGTTCCTGGCTGAGCTCAAGGAGCGGTTTGAATCCGTTAAGGTGGGACTGCCTTGGGAAGAGAATACCATGATGGGTGCCCAGGTTAACCCGAGACAGGTCGAAGAGATTCTGGCGTGTGTGGCAGCCGGTAAAAAAGAGGGCGCAACTGTGGTCACCGGCGGCGAAAAGCTGATTGACGGAGAGCTTGCCAAAGGATGTTTTCTAAAACCCACCATCCTGGCTGATGTGGATAATAGTATGAATATTGCCCAGGATGAGATTTTCGGTCCGGTGGCCGTTGTGATCAAATTCAAGGACGAACAGGAAGTCATTGACATGGCTAATGATAATATCTACGGTCTGGGCGGTGCGGTATGGACAAAGGATATCAACCGTGCATTGCGGGTGGCACGCGCTGTCAGAACCGGCCGTATGTGGATTAATACTTACAACCAGTTGCCGGCCCATGCGCCTTTTGGTGGTTACAAAAAATCAGGCATCGGTCGTGAGACCCACAAAATGATGCTGGCCCATTATAGCCAGAGCAAAAATATTTTTATCAGTATGGATGAAAGCCCCTTTGGGCTCTATTAA
- a CDS encoding sigma-54-dependent Fis family transcriptional regulator, translating into MLSKQIRYNALDLAWQEFVTCGGVRKGKVRPEILASWQRCCKAGVDCTDGPFCKTLTPEQFERPRKNHYTLIKTAKPFMNKLYEFVAGSGLVVLLSDECGLILESIGDGDVADNASKVNLVKGTGWKEEAMGTNGIGTSLRIKKPIQVSGKEHYCVKLHTWTCSAAPIFDPDHRIIGALQMSGPSHAVHLHTLGMIVAAVEAIESQLRIRENTRELTLLNQRLNGIFQTMSDGAVITDRNGRISQINPAAEAILGNKIKGDSLKGIFKHRSLFLDAVEQGKSITDKEFMVDAVHCLVTTRPLWDNKRAPNGAVIFFNPITKVKKLINRFSSAQASFRFSDIIGRSPVLKATIDEARYAASGTSNILILGESGTGKELFAQAIHNHSPRRTGPFIALNCAALPRELISSELFGYADGAFTGARKGGRPGKFEMAAGGTLFLDEIGDMPLDQQAILLRVLQEKKITRVGANHSIPVDVRVVCATHKNLKQEVEKGNFRTDLYYRINVIRIRVPSLRLRPGDISPLFTNLVNKICARQCISVPKILPAVFDHLAAYDWPGNVRELENVAEKMINAGRSGWLEPEHLPWDIVERRPASAPVESVRPGTRNMDHLMLEKDHIVVLLKQHGGNVSRVAREMKVSRNTVYRKLKFFGICRGQSFK; encoded by the coding sequence ATGCTTTCAAAACAGATCCGGTACAACGCACTTGATTTGGCTTGGCAGGAGTTTGTTACTTGTGGCGGTGTACGCAAAGGTAAAGTTCGCCCGGAGATCCTTGCTTCCTGGCAGCGCTGCTGTAAAGCCGGCGTAGATTGCACAGACGGGCCTTTTTGCAAGACACTCACTCCCGAACAATTCGAACGGCCCCGTAAAAATCACTACACTTTGATCAAAACCGCAAAGCCTTTCATGAACAAGTTATACGAGTTTGTGGCCGGGTCCGGTCTGGTTGTTCTTCTTTCGGATGAATGCGGTTTGATTCTGGAAAGTATCGGTGACGGAGACGTCGCGGATAACGCTTCAAAGGTAAACCTGGTGAAGGGGACGGGGTGGAAAGAAGAGGCCATGGGAACTAACGGCATCGGCACTTCTCTTAGAATCAAAAAACCCATTCAGGTGTCAGGTAAGGAGCATTATTGTGTTAAGCTTCATACCTGGACCTGCTCAGCCGCCCCTATTTTTGATCCTGACCACAGGATCATCGGCGCGCTTCAGATGTCAGGACCTTCCCATGCCGTTCATCTTCATACCCTGGGCATGATTGTGGCCGCGGTTGAGGCCATTGAAAGCCAGCTGAGGATACGGGAAAACACCCGGGAGCTGACCCTATTGAATCAGAGGCTCAACGGCATTTTTCAGACCATGTCGGATGGTGCCGTGATTACGGATAGAAATGGGCGTATCAGCCAGATCAATCCTGCTGCTGAAGCCATCCTTGGTAATAAAATTAAGGGGGACTCTTTGAAAGGTATTTTCAAACATCGGTCCCTATTTCTTGACGCGGTGGAACAGGGGAAAAGTATTACGGACAAGGAATTTATGGTGGATGCCGTCCATTGCCTGGTTACGACCAGACCCCTGTGGGACAATAAACGGGCGCCCAATGGTGCCGTCATCTTTTTCAATCCCATCACTAAAGTTAAGAAGCTGATCAACCGGTTCAGCAGCGCCCAGGCAAGTTTTCGTTTTTCGGACATTATAGGTCGCAGCCCGGTGCTTAAAGCGACCATTGATGAGGCCCGATATGCAGCCTCGGGCACGTCCAATATTTTAATTCTTGGGGAGAGCGGCACGGGAAAGGAGTTGTTTGCCCAGGCAATTCATAACCACAGTCCAAGACGGACAGGTCCCTTTATCGCCTTGAACTGTGCAGCCCTGCCCAGGGAATTGATTTCAAGTGAACTGTTCGGGTATGCAGACGGTGCCTTTACCGGCGCCAGGAAAGGCGGGCGGCCCGGAAAGTTTGAAATGGCGGCCGGCGGAACCCTTTTCCTGGATGAAATCGGCGATATGCCCCTGGATCAGCAGGCGATTCTTTTACGGGTTCTCCAGGAAAAAAAGATTACCCGGGTGGGTGCTAATCACAGCATCCCCGTTGATGTTAGAGTGGTTTGTGCCACCCACAAAAATCTTAAGCAGGAAGTGGAAAAAGGTAATTTCAGGACGGATCTCTACTATCGCATCAATGTGATTCGTATCCGGGTGCCGTCTCTGAGGCTGCGGCCCGGCGATATTTCTCCTTTATTTACCAACCTGGTCAATAAAATCTGCGCAAGGCAGTGTATTTCCGTACCAAAGATACTGCCGGCTGTTTTTGATCATCTTGCGGCCTATGACTGGCCGGGAAATGTCAGGGAGCTTGAAAACGTGGCAGAGAAGATGATCAATGCCGGCCGGAGCGGTTGGCTGGAACCTGAGCATCTGCCCTGGGATATCGTTGAACGACGCCCCGCCAGTGCTCCGGTCGAATCCGTAAGGCCGGGTACCAGGAATATGGATCACCTTATGTTGGAAAAGGATCACATCGTGGTACTTTTAAAACAGCATGGGGGAAATGTCAGCCGGGTGGCCAGGGAGATGAAAGTTTCCAGAAACACCGTATACCGGAAACTTAAGTTTTTTGGCATATGCCGGGGGCAATCCTTTAAATAG